In one Polaribacter sp. ALD11 genomic region, the following are encoded:
- a CDS encoding Na(+)-translocating NADH-quinone reductase subunit A: protein MSKDIRIKKGLDIKLVGVAEKNTTKSSQSSVYAVKPEDFHGIIPKLIAKEGTEVKAGEALFHSKSDARILFPSPVSGKVVEVIRGARRKVLAVKITADATQTYKDFGTKDAGAMSAEEVKNHLFEAGCWPFVKQRPYDVVANPNQAPKAIFVSAYASAPLAADLDYTLVGKETELQAAITAVSKLTEGKVHVSVGANSTSPLAKLSGVELHKVSGPHPSGNVSTQIAQIDPINKGEVVWVITPQDLVVIGELFLTGKLNLTRTVALTGSQFSKPHYVTAISGASIATVTANNLKEDNTRIISGNVLSGKEVKADEFLGYYDNQITAIPEGDDYEFFGWNKPIFNKISTSRAFTFSWLTPKKKYDLNTNTNGEHRAFVVTGSYEEVFPLDIYPMQLLKAFMYKDLDEMEALGGYEVAPEDFALTEFICVSKQPHQKIIREGLDLMREELG from the coding sequence ATGTCAAAAGACATTCGTATTAAAAAAGGCTTAGATATTAAGCTTGTTGGCGTTGCAGAAAAAAATACTACCAAGAGTTCTCAAAGTAGTGTTTATGCAGTAAAGCCAGAAGATTTTCACGGAATAATACCCAAACTTATTGCCAAAGAAGGTACAGAAGTAAAAGCAGGAGAAGCACTTTTTCATTCAAAAAGTGACGCTCGTATTTTATTTCCTAGTCCGGTTTCTGGTAAAGTAGTAGAGGTAATACGTGGCGCAAGAAGAAAAGTTTTAGCAGTTAAAATTACTGCAGATGCTACACAAACTTATAAAGATTTTGGTACTAAAGATGCAGGCGCAATGTCTGCAGAAGAAGTTAAGAATCATTTATTTGAAGCAGGTTGCTGGCCATTTGTAAAACAACGTCCTTATGATGTTGTTGCAAATCCTAATCAAGCACCAAAAGCTATTTTTGTGTCTGCATATGCAAGTGCACCTTTAGCAGCTGATTTAGACTATACTTTAGTGGGAAAAGAAACAGAGTTACAAGCAGCAATTACTGCTGTTTCTAAATTAACTGAAGGCAAAGTACATGTTTCAGTTGGTGCAAATTCTACTTCTCCGTTGGCAAAGTTATCTGGTGTAGAACTGCATAAAGTTTCAGGACCACATCCATCAGGAAACGTAAGCACTCAAATTGCACAAATAGATCCTATTAATAAAGGTGAAGTTGTTTGGGTAATTACACCACAAGATTTAGTGGTTATTGGAGAGTTGTTTTTAACAGGTAAACTAAATTTAACTAGAACTGTTGCTTTAACAGGTTCTCAGTTTAGCAAGCCACACTATGTAACTGCAATATCAGGAGCTTCAATAGCAACTGTAACTGCAAATAACTTGAAAGAAGATAACACAAGAATTATTAGCGGAAACGTACTTTCTGGAAAGGAAGTAAAAGCAGATGAGTTCTTAGGTTATTATGACAATCAAATAACAGCGATTCCAGAAGGAGATGATTATGAATTTTTTGGTTGGAATAAACCAATTTTTAATAAAATATCTACTTCTAGAGCATTTACTTTTTCTTGGTTAACACCAAAGAAAAAATACGATCTAAACACCAATACAAATGGTGAGCATAGAGCTTTTGTAGTAACAGGTTCTTATGAAGAGGTATTTCCTTTAGATATTTATCCGATGCAATTACTAAAAGCATTTATGTATAAAGATTTAGATGAAATGGAAGCTTTAGGTGGTTACGAAGTAGCACCAGAAGATTTTGCACTAACAGAATTTATTTGTGTATCTAAACAACCTCACCAGAAGATAATTCGTGAAGGTTTAGATTTAATGAGAGAAGAATTAGGATAA
- a CDS encoding DUF5103 domain-containing protein yields MHKKITWLLLILFTSINAQNIGTIQLSPLQENSFSAIVPLGTVLELSFDDLDADSKDYKYKIEHKTHDWKPSRLLSSQYINGFDQNTIINVTNSFNTLQNYTHYSVKIPNINTVITKSGNYLLSVLNNYDEVVFTRRFVLYENETTVPVTVVRSRNTRTLNTQQTVQFSINHAGTRINNPSQEINVAILKNNNWNETITNLQPTFFKPNQLLYTYTNKTNFWGGNEYLNFDTKTIRNRSLNIVKITKEDVYNLYLYPFTYNPFKEYTYNPDINGQFAIRTLEGNDNNTEADYALMHFSMEVDEMFKEKEVYVYGAFNAFSISDKNRMYYNPKNQTYTTNILLKQGFYNYTFATIGKDNFVNTNEINGTFFETENEYTVIIYFKPSGSLYDRVIGVGKGYFNQNR; encoded by the coding sequence ATGCATAAAAAAATAACTTGGCTTTTATTGATTTTATTTACTTCTATAAATGCACAAAATATTGGAACAATTCAACTTAGTCCACTTCAAGAAAATAGTTTTTCTGCAATTGTACCTTTAGGCACTGTTTTAGAATTATCTTTTGATGATTTAGATGCAGATAGCAAAGATTATAAATACAAAATTGAGCACAAAACGCACGATTGGAAACCTAGCAGATTACTTTCGAGTCAGTATATAAATGGGTTCGACCAAAACACCATAATCAATGTCACAAATTCATTTAATACGTTGCAAAATTACACACATTATTCAGTTAAAATCCCGAACATAAATACCGTAATTACTAAGAGTGGAAACTATCTTTTATCGGTTCTAAATAACTATGATGAAGTGGTTTTTACAAGAAGATTTGTATTATACGAAAATGAGACTACCGTACCTGTTACGGTTGTTCGAAGCAGAAATACGAGGACACTAAACACACAACAAACGGTTCAATTCTCTATAAACCATGCAGGAACTAGAATAAACAACCCAAGCCAAGAAATAAATGTTGCCATTCTAAAAAACAATAATTGGAACGAGACTATTACCAATTTGCAACCTACTTTTTTCAAACCAAATCAGCTTTTATATACCTACACAAACAAGACAAACTTTTGGGGCGGAAATGAGTATTTAAATTTTGATACTAAAACCATCCGAAATAGGAGTTTAAATATTGTAAAAATAACGAAAGAAGATGTTTACAACCTTTATTTGTATCCTTTTACCTATAATCCGTTTAAAGAATACACATACAATCCTGATATAAACGGGCAATTTGCCATTAGAACTTTAGAAGGAAATGACAATAACACAGAGGCAGACTATGCCTTAATGCATTTTTCTATGGAAGTAGACGAAATGTTCAAAGAAAAAGAGGTTTACGTTTATGGCGCGTTCAATGCTTTTTCTATTTCTGATAAAAATAGAATGTATTACAACCCAAAAAACCAAACATACACCACAAATATCTTACTAAAACAAGGCTTTTATAACTATACGTTTGCTACCATTGGTAAAGATAATTTTGTAAATACCAATGAGATTAATGGTACATTCTTTGAAACTGAAAATGAGTACACAGTTATTATCTACTTTAAACCTTCTGGCAGTTTGTATGACCGCGTAATTGGTGTTGGTAAAGGATATTTTAATCAGAATAGATAA
- a CDS encoding ATP-binding protein: MQLLEKRITFKVLIGYIILGLLAATSGYLVLSEVKTFTQLQKQDISDRNIIVKTGTLIANIYKNESLARAALQLNSKTKFEEYLNENKQLVSKIDSLSLIVANDSQEFILDSIKLIIDKKLRNIIDLKNLNRNYDSDQSINKAINKLSAIDSLLGKGTTNDLVENPFFLYNETQSKFENFTSALRKYIPNDSTNNIEQKQIDSLVSISRSMLKEAQNKTNKHRIYLKRKQNELIENDLTISRKLQELLENLEKDIILYTSNMNKHREATLNHSRNIILFAAGISFIIIIIFSIIILGDFWKSQRYRKQLEKANATTKSILESREQLISMVSHDLRTPLSTISGFSELLQKSTQNTKDKNYIDHIRSASNYMGKLVDDLLEFSKLENGHVAIESVPFNLENYIDEITQNAKTIIQEKPIRFVIKQDSAINNQIISDPFRIKQILSNLIVNACKFTNKGTITIKSFLKQQGSKSSLEILVSDTGIGISENKKATIFKAFNQADNDNENNLKGFGLGLTISKQLAELLGGTLTLESKLNIGSTFTLKIPVKLSEKPLIKINEPKDEITRFNLTAVIIEDDASIQQLLKVFLNQFNIKTYTFDNAQKAIEAIDKIAYDFVLTDIQLPKMNGIHFMEILKNSEFYQNQPIIAMTGRANISTKEYLKIGFSEVLIKPFDSNKLQNILQQFFNARLLETKAHTINNDKITAGFSIETFSSFLNNDITAIRSTLQLFLEETQKDYLLLKKAKQNNDLHLLNEVSHKMLSMFKQLEVKAIIPYLEVFETTNFMDNKVFMDFEGHLKTFIKALKNYLN; the protein is encoded by the coding sequence ATGCAGTTATTAGAAAAGAGGATTACTTTTAAAGTTTTAATAGGATACATTATTCTTGGTCTTTTAGCTGCCACCTCTGGTTATTTGGTACTCTCTGAAGTAAAAACATTTACGCAGTTACAAAAACAAGATATTTCAGATAGAAATATAATTGTTAAAACAGGAACTTTAATAGCCAATATCTATAAAAATGAAAGTTTAGCTAGAGCTGCACTTCAACTCAATTCTAAAACAAAATTTGAGGAATATCTAAATGAAAACAAACAATTAGTATCAAAAATAGATTCCCTAAGTCTTATTGTGGCTAATGATTCGCAGGAATTTATTTTAGATAGTATTAAATTAATTATAGATAAAAAACTAAGGAATATTATCGATTTAAAAAACTTAAATCGCAACTATGATTCTGATCAATCTATAAATAAAGCCATTAATAAGTTAAGCGCCATTGATTCTCTTTTGGGCAAGGGTACAACTAATGATTTAGTCGAGAATCCTTTTTTTTTATACAATGAAACGCAATCAAAATTCGAGAATTTCACCAGTGCACTTCGCAAATATATCCCGAACGATTCTACAAATAATATTGAGCAAAAACAAATAGACTCTCTAGTATCTATTTCTAGGAGTATGCTAAAAGAAGCTCAAAATAAAACAAATAAACATCGCATATACCTAAAAAGAAAACAAAACGAACTTATTGAAAACGATTTAACTATTTCTAGAAAATTACAAGAACTTTTAGAAAACCTAGAAAAGGATATTATTCTCTACACCAGTAATATGAACAAACATAGAGAAGCAACCCTTAACCATAGTAGAAATATTATTCTGTTTGCAGCGGGAATTAGCTTTATTATCATTATTATTTTTTCAATTATTATTTTAGGTGATTTTTGGAAAAGCCAGCGATACCGTAAGCAATTAGAGAAAGCCAATGCAACCACAAAATCAATTTTAGAAAGTAGAGAACAGTTAATTTCTATGGTAAGTCATGATTTAAGAACACCACTAAGTACTATTTCTGGTTTTAGTGAACTACTTCAAAAATCTACACAAAACACAAAAGATAAAAACTACATCGACCATATTCGCAGCGCATCAAACTATATGGGGAAATTAGTAGATGATCTTTTAGAGTTTTCTAAACTAGAAAACGGACATGTAGCTATTGAGTCAGTTCCATTTAATTTAGAAAATTATATAGATGAAATCACTCAAAATGCTAAAACCATCATTCAAGAAAAACCAATACGTTTTGTAATTAAACAAGATAGCGCTATCAATAATCAAATTATTAGCGACCCGTTTAGGATAAAACAAATTTTATCTAATTTAATTGTAAACGCCTGTAAATTCACCAACAAAGGAACAATAACCATTAAAAGTTTTTTGAAGCAACAAGGAAGTAAAAGCAGCTTAGAAATTTTAGTGAGCGATACAGGAATTGGCATTAGTGAAAATAAAAAAGCAACTATTTTCAAAGCTTTTAACCAAGCTGATAACGATAACGAAAATAACCTAAAAGGATTTGGTTTGGGCTTAACCATTTCTAAACAACTAGCAGAATTACTAGGCGGTACTTTAACTTTAGAAAGCAAATTAAACATCGGAAGTACTTTCACCTTAAAGATACCTGTAAAATTATCGGAGAAACCACTTATAAAAATTAACGAGCCTAAAGACGAAATAACCCGCTTTAATTTAACTGCCGTTATTATTGAAGATGACGCCTCTATTCAACAACTTTTAAAAGTTTTTTTAAACCAATTTAATATTAAAACCTACACTTTTGATAATGCTCAAAAAGCCATTGAAGCAATTGATAAAATAGCCTATGATTTTGTTTTAACTGATATTCAACTTCCAAAAATGAATGGGATTCATTTTATGGAAATCCTTAAAAACAGTGAATTTTATCAAAATCAACCTATAATTGCGATGACTGGGCGTGCAAATATTTCTACAAAAGAGTATCTAAAAATTGGTTTTTCTGAAGTATTAATAAAACCATTTGATTCTAACAAACTTCAAAACATTTTACAGCAATTTTTTAATGCTCGTCTTTTAGAAACCAAAGCACACACCATTAATAATGATAAAATAACAGCAGGTTTTAGTATTGAAACTTTTAGCTCTTTTTTGAATAATGATATTACTGCAATAAGAAGTACATTACAGCTTTTTTTGGAA
- a CDS encoding alpha/beta hydrolase has translation MHLTLFPLILMSIIVLVFLIIYFFQERFIFKNGERIHGNYLYNFLNSFEEIFIKIDGNSIINALHFKLKKPKGIILFCHGNSGNLQKWGNRVSYFLDYNYEVFVFDYRNYGKSTGNFNEAKMYNDALLMYNHIKKSYKEDTIVVYGFSLGSTFATRIASINNPKELILEAPFFNFKKAVQYYSKFAPIFLLKYKFRTDLDIVKVTSPITIFHGNKDQITSFKDAKTLLELNTLKENIFIQIDGGTHHNIRENKLYELKLQEILER, from the coding sequence ATGCATTTAACTTTATTTCCTCTTATTTTAATGAGTATTATTGTTTTAGTGTTTCTTATTATTTATTTTTTTCAAGAAAGATTTATTTTTAAGAATGGAGAAAGAATACATGGCAACTATTTATACAATTTTTTAAATAGTTTTGAAGAAATTTTTATAAAAATAGATGGCAACAGTATAATTAATGCACTTCATTTTAAATTAAAAAAACCAAAAGGAATTATTTTATTTTGCCATGGAAATAGCGGTAATTTACAAAAATGGGGAAATCGTGTTTCTTATTTTTTAGATTATAATTATGAGGTATTTGTTTTTGATTACAGGAACTATGGAAAAAGTACAGGAAATTTTAATGAAGCTAAAATGTATAATGATGCTTTACTAATGTATAATCACATAAAAAAAAGTTATAAAGAAGATACAATTGTTGTTTACGGTTTTTCACTTGGCAGTACTTTTGCTACAAGAATAGCTTCCATAAATAACCCCAAAGAGTTAATTTTAGAGGCACCTTTTTTTAACTTTAAAAAAGCGGTTCAGTATTATTCGAAATTTGCTCCAATTTTCTTGTTGAAATACAAATTTAGAACAGATTTAGATATTGTAAAAGTAACTTCACCAATTACTATTTTTCATGGTAACAAAGACCAAATAACCTCTTTTAAAGATGCAAAAACTCTTTTAGAACTAAACACCTTAAAAGAAAATATTTTCATTCAAATTGATGGAGGAACACATCATAACATAAGAGAAAATAAATTGTATGAACTAAAGTTACAAGAAATTTTAGAACGCTAG
- a CDS encoding Na(+)-translocating NADH-quinone reductase subunit C, which produces MSKRTDSNGYTMVFAVIMVLIVGSLLAFLASSLKPTIKENQRIEKQQNILYAMGVNENDESSANFVSTKVAGDEFKKYIKKQLVLEGDKVTESEDAYLIDVKKQQANAKVGKVRKLPLFVGEKDGKTYYVAPIRGKGLWDAIWGYVSMDENMVVQGAYFDHKGETPGLGANIKQRYFMDDFIGEHLMTESGAFKGITVAKGNNDPKNEDKTDYEVDAIAGATITGDGVSAMIKKDLALYVPYFKNLKK; this is translated from the coding sequence ATGAGTAAGAGAACAGATAGTAATGGATATACAATGGTTTTCGCCGTAATTATGGTGTTAATTGTTGGTTCTTTGTTAGCCTTTTTAGCTTCGTCTTTAAAGCCTACAATCAAAGAAAATCAGAGAATAGAGAAGCAACAAAATATTTTGTATGCGATGGGTGTAAATGAAAATGACGAATCTAGCGCAAACTTTGTGTCAACAAAAGTTGCAGGAGATGAGTTTAAGAAGTACATCAAAAAACAGTTAGTTTTAGAAGGAGATAAAGTTACCGAAAGTGAAGATGCTTATTTAATTGATGTTAAAAAACAACAAGCAAATGCAAAAGTAGGTAAAGTTAGAAAGTTGCCTTTATTTGTTGGAGAGAAAGATGGTAAAACATATTATGTTGCTCCAATTAGAGGGAAAGGTTTATGGGATGCAATTTGGGGATATGTTTCTATGGATGAAAATATGGTTGTACAAGGAGCCTATTTCGACCATAAAGGAGAAACACCTGGTTTAGGTGCAAACATTAAACAGCGTTATTTTATGGACGATTTTATTGGCGAACACTTAATGACTGAGTCAGGAGCTTTTAAAGGAATTACCGTTGCCAAAGGAAATAACGACCCAAAGAACGAAGACAAAACAGATTATGAAGTAGATGCAATTGCTGGTGCAACAATTACTGGTGATGGAGTTTCTGCCATGATAAAGAAAGATTTAGCACTGTATGTGCCTTACTTCAAAAACTTAAAAAAATAA
- the nqrF gene encoding NADH:ubiquinone reductase (Na(+)-transporting) subunit F: MILAAGTTGTIIATVAAFLILTLVLVALLLFVKQKLSPSGPVKIMINGEREIEVASGDSLLTTLGGNKIFLPSACGGGGTCIQCECHVNSGGGEALPTEIPHFSRKELKEGARLACQVKVKQDMNISIPEEVFGIKKWDAVVVRNYNVASFIKEFVVEIPEDMGYKAGGYIQIEIPPCEVKFADMDITAHPEEHETPDKFKAEWEKFKLRPLVMKNNETVERAYSMASYPAEGREIMLNVRIATPPFDRAKGGWMDVNPGVASSYIFNLKKGDKCVISGPYGEFFINESEAEMLYVGGGAGMAPMRSHLYHLFRTLKTGRKVTYWYGGRSKAELFYIEHFRALERDFPNFKFFIALSDPLDVDNWKVKKDISDEAGDGFVGFIHNCVIENYLNHHESPEDLELYFCGPPLMNNAVQKMGEDFGLSDDNIRFDDFGG; encoded by the coding sequence ATGATATTAGCAGCAGGTACAACAGGAACCATTATTGCAACAGTAGCAGCTTTTTTAATATTAACGCTGGTATTAGTCGCATTATTATTATTTGTAAAACAAAAACTATCACCATCTGGTCCTGTAAAGATTATGATCAATGGTGAAAGAGAAATAGAAGTAGCATCAGGAGATTCTTTATTAACCACTTTAGGTGGTAATAAGATTTTCTTACCATCTGCATGTGGTGGTGGTGGAACTTGTATTCAATGTGAATGTCACGTAAATTCTGGTGGTGGAGAAGCATTGCCTACAGAAATTCCTCATTTTTCTAGAAAAGAATTAAAAGAAGGTGCACGTTTAGCATGTCAAGTAAAAGTAAAACAAGACATGAATATTTCTATTCCAGAAGAAGTTTTCGGAATTAAGAAATGGGATGCAGTTGTTGTAAGAAATTACAACGTAGCATCATTCATTAAAGAGTTTGTTGTTGAAATTCCAGAAGATATGGGATATAAAGCAGGTGGATATATTCAAATTGAAATTCCTCCTTGTGAAGTAAAGTTTGCAGATATGGATATTACAGCACATCCAGAAGAGCATGAAACACCAGATAAATTTAAAGCCGAATGGGAGAAGTTTAAACTGAGACCATTGGTTATGAAAAATAATGAAACTGTAGAAAGAGCGTATTCTATGGCTTCTTATCCTGCAGAAGGAAGAGAAATTATGTTAAATGTACGTATTGCTACGCCTCCTTTTGATAGAGCAAAAGGTGGATGGATGGATGTAAATCCTGGAGTAGCATCTTCATATATTTTCAACTTAAAGAAAGGTGATAAATGTGTGATTTCGGGTCCTTATGGAGAATTTTTTATTAATGAATCTGAAGCAGAAATGTTATACGTAGGTGGTGGAGCAGGTATGGCACCAATGCGTTCTCACTTATACCACTTATTTAGAACCTTAAAAACCGGTAGAAAAGTAACATATTGGTATGGTGGACGTTCTAAAGCAGAATTGTTTTATATAGAACACTTTAGAGCCTTAGAAAGAGATTTTCCTAACTTTAAATTCTTTATTGCATTATCAGATCCTTTAGATGTTGATAACTGGAAAGTAAAGAAAGATATTAGTGATGAAGCTGGAGATGGTTTTGTAGGGTTTATTCACAATTGTGTAATAGAAAACTACTTAAATCACCACGAATCACCAGAAGATTTAGAATTGTATTTCTGTGGACCACCATTAATGAACAATGCTGTTCAGAAAATGGGAGAAGATTTTGGTCTTTCAGATGACAATATCCGTTTTGATGACTTTGGAGGATAG
- the nqrE gene encoding NADH:ubiquinone reductase (Na(+)-transporting) subunit E, which yields MEHIELFFKSIFIDNMVFATFLGMCSYLAVSKKVATAVGLGAAVIFVLAVTVPLNWLLDQYILQEGALVWLGPEYAQYDLSFLSFIMFIATIATMVQLVEIIVEKFSPSLYNSLGIFLPLIAVNCAILGGSLFMQSREIPSLGLALTYGVGSGIGWFLAILAIAAIREKIRYSSVPPALRGLGITFIITGLMAIGFMSFGGMLTGGDEKKEEKPASSISSSAVENNVEVEKNEKEEAKEIVAENTNINQ from the coding sequence ATGGAACATATAGAATTATTTTTCAAATCGATATTTATAGATAACATGGTATTTGCAACCTTCTTAGGAATGTGTTCTTACCTTGCTGTATCTAAAAAAGTAGCTACAGCTGTTGGTTTAGGAGCTGCAGTAATCTTTGTATTGGCTGTAACAGTGCCTTTAAACTGGTTGTTAGATCAATATATATTGCAAGAAGGCGCATTGGTTTGGTTAGGTCCAGAATATGCACAGTACGATTTAAGTTTCTTATCATTTATCATGTTTATTGCAACTATTGCAACTATGGTACAATTGGTAGAAATAATTGTAGAGAAATTCTCTCCTTCATTATACAACTCATTAGGTATTTTCTTACCGTTAATTGCAGTAAACTGTGCTATTTTAGGTGGAAGTTTATTTATGCAATCAAGAGAAATTCCTTCTTTAGGATTGGCTTTAACTTACGGAGTTGGCTCTGGTATTGGATGGTTTTTAGCGATTTTAGCAATTGCAGCTATTCGTGAAAAAATTAGATATTCAAGTGTTCCACCTGCATTAAGAGGTTTAGGAATTACGTTTATCATTACTGGGTTAATGGCAATTGGTTTTATGAGCTTTGGTGGTATGCTAACTGGTGGAGATGAGAAGAAAGAAGAGAAACCAGCTTCTTCTATTAGTTCGAGCGCAGTTGAGAACAATGTAGAAGTAGAAAAAAATGAAAAAGAAGAAGCTAAAGAGATTGTAGCTGAAAACACAAATATAAACCAATAG
- a CDS encoding NADH:ubiquinone reductase (Na(+)-transporting) subunit D — MGLLSKKDAVLLTDPLADNNPITIQVLGICSALAITAELKASIVMAISVMFVLGLGNVVISLMRNIIPSKIRIIVQLIVVATLVIIVDLVLKAFAYELSKTLSVFVGLIITNCIIMGRFEAFALANKPWRSFLDGIGNAVGYGVILIIVGFFRELLGSGTLLGFKVLGDPIEKTGLYAFGYENNGFMLLSPMALIVVGIIIWIQRSRNTSLIEEN; from the coding sequence ATGGGACTTTTATCAAAAAAAGACGCAGTATTACTTACAGACCCATTAGCAGATAACAACCCAATTACTATTCAAGTATTAGGTATTTGTTCCGCTTTAGCAATTACAGCAGAATTAAAAGCTTCTATTGTAATGGCAATTTCTGTAATGTTTGTATTAGGTTTAGGAAACGTAGTTATCTCTTTAATGAGAAACATTATACCATCAAAAATTAGAATTATTGTTCAACTAATTGTAGTTGCAACTTTAGTTATCATTGTAGATTTAGTATTAAAAGCATTCGCTTATGAACTAAGTAAAACACTATCGGTTTTTGTTGGGTTAATTATTACAAACTGTATTATTATGGGGCGTTTTGAAGCTTTTGCTTTGGCAAACAAACCATGGAGATCTTTCTTAGATGGAATTGGAAATGCAGTTGGTTATGGTGTAATCTTAATAATTGTAGGTTTCTTTAGAGAATTATTAGGTTCTGGTACGTTATTAGGATTTAAAGTTTTAGGAGATCCAATAGAAAAAACAGGATTGTATGCTTTCGGTTATGAAAATAACGGTTTTATGCTATTATCGCCAATGGCATTAATTGTTGTAGGAATTATTATCTGGATTCAACGTAGTAGAAATACATCATTAATAGAAGAAAACTAA
- a CDS encoding NADH:ubiquinone reductase (Na(+)-transporting) subunit B: MSLKQNLHNLKEKYKGTKMAPAFNAIHTFLYLPNEVTHGGTHIKAADDLKRTMNIVIMALVPCLLFGMFNAGYQHYAAIDGSLRTDVLANFFTLDNLWIGIIKVLPLVIVSYGVGLLVEFIFAVIKGHEVEEGYLVTGMLVPLIVPIDTPLWMLAVAVVFGVVIGKEVFGGTGMNILNPALTIRAFLFFAYPTWMSGDKVWVYGAAERANEIVAGSNADAISGETILGSYAQNQEVIYSTWDKFMGFIPGSIGETSTLLILLGAAFLIFTKIGSWRVILSTFIGAAVMGLIFNQIVAADIITESSKFYGLMNTVWWEHLMIGGLAFGAVFMATDPVTASQTNKGKWIYGFLIGFISIMIRVFNPAYPEGVFLAILLMNVFAPTIDHYVVQGNVKRRLKRTKVKTA, translated from the coding sequence ATGAGCTTAAAACAAAACTTACATAATTTAAAGGAGAAATATAAAGGAACCAAAATGGCACCAGCGTTTAACGCAATCCATACCTTTCTATATCTACCAAATGAAGTTACTCACGGAGGAACTCATATAAAAGCAGCAGACGATTTAAAGCGTACAATGAATATTGTAATAATGGCTTTAGTACCTTGTTTGCTTTTCGGAATGTTTAATGCAGGTTACCAACATTATGCAGCGATAGACGGTTCTTTAAGAACAGACGTTTTAGCGAACTTTTTTACGTTGGACAATCTTTGGATTGGTATTATTAAAGTATTACCATTAGTAATTGTTTCTTACGGAGTTGGTCTTTTAGTTGAATTTATTTTCGCAGTTATAAAAGGGCACGAAGTAGAAGAAGGGTACTTAGTAACAGGAATGTTGGTTCCATTAATTGTACCTATTGACACGCCTTTATGGATGTTAGCAGTTGCAGTTGTTTTTGGAGTTGTAATTGGTAAAGAAGTATTTGGTGGGACAGGAATGAACATCTTAAATCCTGCTTTAACAATTAGAGCCTTCTTATTTTTCGCATATCCAACGTGGATGTCTGGAGATAAAGTTTGGGTTTATGGAGCTGCTGAAAGAGCTAATGAAATTGTTGCAGGTTCAAATGCAGATGCAATTTCAGGAGAAACAATCTTAGGAAGTTATGCCCAAAACCAAGAAGTAATTTATTCTACATGGGACAAGTTTATGGGATTTATTCCAGGTTCTATCGGAGAAACATCAACACTACTAATTCTTTTAGGTGCAGCATTCTTAATTTTTACGAAAATTGGAAGTTGGAGAGTTATTCTTTCTACTTTTATAGGAGCAGCAGTTATGGGATTGATATTCAATCAAATTGTAGCAGCAGATATTATTACAGAATCTAGTAAATTCTATGGCTTAATGAACACGGTTTGGTGGGAACATTTAATGATTGGTGGTTTGGCTTTTGGTGCTGTGTTTATGGCAACAGATCCTGTAACAGCATCACAAACAAATAAGGGAAAATGGATTTATGGTTTCTTAATTGGTTTTATTTCAATTATGATACGTGTATTTAATCCGGCATATCCAGAGGGCGTATTTTTAGCAATTTTATTGATGAATGTATTCGCACCAACAATAGACCATTATGTGGTTCAAGGAAACGTAAAAAGAAGATTAAAACGTACTAAAGTTAAAACTGCCTAA